In the Flavobacterium acetivorans genome, one interval contains:
- a CDS encoding MutS-related protein: MSDIQDLNIKKEVLPIFDYSLNSFTRNKILNLLETSLISESQIIERQDILKSFITNIELFKKYSYTVLYLNEVHFFLNNFKIEQVERKYLLFFSPSTDEMFLNNKIHQLILFFHRLESICFLRLNLRDFPETYRTDLKRILTFLSFFQLNKYEKIIREKKWKNKDSKEIIAIILKQQSENRIQTFWQDLFLFESYLSISRAIVDKNFVFPTFEKNSITLNDFYHPLIKNPIKYSFTSSTNVIILNGPNMSGKSTFLKSVSLCVYLGNLGFGIPASTAKIPFCTDFSIGISKRDDILSGYSLFMTEIMSLKNILLKAVEGKRCFVVFDELFSGTNIEDALEICTTTINGVSFYSNSFFFISTHIQELKNLTSTNISTYYLDCEIINNTPTFTYKLKKGWSEIKVGRILFEKAGLNKLLNSKIESII; this comes from the coding sequence ATGAGTGATATTCAAGATTTAAATATAAAAAAAGAAGTATTACCTATTTTTGATTATTCTCTAAATTCATTCACTAGAAATAAAATCCTTAATTTATTAGAAACATCTCTTATAAGCGAAAGTCAAATTATTGAACGGCAAGATATTCTTAAAAGTTTCATTACTAATATAGAGCTATTTAAAAAATATTCATATACTGTTCTATATTTAAATGAAGTTCATTTTTTTCTAAATAATTTTAAAATCGAGCAGGTTGAAAGGAAATATCTTTTGTTTTTTAGCCCTAGTACAGACGAGATGTTTTTGAACAATAAAATCCATCAATTAATATTGTTTTTTCATAGGCTTGAATCTATTTGCTTTTTAAGACTTAATTTAAGAGATTTCCCTGAAACATATAGAACCGATTTAAAAAGAATTTTAACTTTTCTTTCTTTTTTCCAGTTAAATAAATATGAAAAAATTATTAGAGAGAAGAAGTGGAAAAATAAGGATAGTAAAGAAATAATAGCTATAATTTTAAAACAACAGTCAGAAAATAGGATCCAAACTTTTTGGCAAGATCTTTTTTTGTTTGAAAGCTATTTATCTATTAGTAGAGCTATTGTCGATAAAAACTTTGTTTTCCCTACTTTTGAAAAAAACAGTATAACTCTTAATGATTTTTATCATCCGCTAATTAAAAATCCGATTAAATATAGCTTTACATCTTCCACTAATGTTATTATATTGAATGGACCAAACATGTCAGGAAAATCAACTTTCTTGAAATCCGTTAGCTTATGTGTATATTTAGGAAATCTTGGTTTTGGAATTCCAGCATCAACAGCGAAAATTCCATTTTGTACTGATTTTTCAATAGGAATTAGTAAGCGTGATGATATTTTAAGTGGTTACAGTCTTTTTATGACAGAAATCATGAGTCTTAAAAATATTCTTTTGAAAGCAGTCGAAGGAAAAAGATGTTTTGTTGTTTTTGATGAACTTTTTAGCGGAACAAATATTGAAGATGCCTTGGAAATATGCACCACCACAATAAATGGTGTTAGTTTTTATTCTAATTCATTTTTTTTTATTTCTACACACATTCAAGAACTAAAAAATCTTACTAGTACTAATATTTCAACTTATTATTTAGACTGTGAGATAATTAATAATACACCTACTTTTACATATAAACTAAAAAAAGGGTGGTCAGAAATTAAGGTTGGAAGAATTTTATTTGAAAAAGCAGGTTTAAATAAACTATTAAATTCTAAAATTGAATCTATAATATAA
- a CDS encoding type II toxin-antitoxin system VapC family toxin has product MIHKSVLLDTSFFIRFLNDNDPLFKNADAYFRYFIKEEITMMISTISIAEYCVGGDIHELPLRNLQIIPFNLDHSKKTGEFARIIFKNKGKLKLNERNIIPNDTKLFSQADCEKTVEYYLSSDSESLKIYNLLKEEVNPKFTFIDLKVPHHEVFGLLDL; this is encoded by the coding sequence ATGATACATAAATCAGTTCTGTTAGACACAAGTTTCTTTATTAGATTTTTAAACGATAACGACCCATTATTTAAAAATGCTGATGCGTATTTTCGTTATTTCATTAAAGAAGAAATAACTATGATGATTTCAACAATATCAATTGCAGAATATTGTGTCGGTGGAGATATTCATGAATTACCTTTGAGAAATTTACAAATTATTCCTTTTAATTTAGACCATTCAAAGAAAACAGGAGAATTTGCTAGAATCATTTTTAAAAACAAAGGAAAATTAAAACTGAATGAAAGAAATATAATTCCAAACGACACCAAACTATTTTCTCAAGCTGATTGTGAAAAAACAGTCGAATATTATCTATCTTCAGACAGTGAAAGTTTAAAAATTTACAATCTACTAAAAGAAGAAGTAAATCCTAAATTCACTTTTATTGATTTAAAGGTTCCTCATCACGAAGTTTTTGGTTTACTTGATTTGTAA
- a CDS encoding toxin-antitoxin system YwqK family antitoxin, with protein sequence MKITRILFIVLLLFSTFLSCRSNKTFHNQNREFGAVENEKKIGKWKYFYENGNLYQIGRFAKNQEAGLWKIYHENGSLSQVGRFKNGKQNGKWIFYYNDGTLQGKGNLNQGKLIGKWVWYHENGTLYTERSFKNGKLVEIISSFDGNGNTINKGTFLKGTGSMYIHNIEGKIIDSVNYKFGEILK encoded by the coding sequence ATGAAAATCACTAGAATACTTTTTATTGTTCTCCTGCTCTTTTCTACATTTCTATCATGCAGATCAAATAAAACGTTTCACAATCAAAATAGAGAATTCGGTGCGGTCGAAAATGAAAAGAAAATTGGCAAATGGAAATATTTTTATGAAAACGGGAACTTATATCAAATTGGTCGGTTTGCGAAGAATCAGGAAGCAGGTCTGTGGAAAATTTATCATGAAAATGGCAGTTTATCACAAGTTGGGCGATTCAAGAATGGGAAGCAAAATGGTAAATGGATTTTCTACTACAATGATGGAACATTACAAGGTAAAGGAAATTTAAATCAAGGAAAACTTATTGGAAAATGGGTTTGGTATCATGAAAATGGAACACTATACACGGAACGATCTTTTAAAAATGGAAAACTTGTTGAAATTATAAGTTCATTTGACGGAAACGGAAATACAATTAATAAAGGAACATTTTTGAAGGGAACCGGTTCAATGTACATTCATAATATTGAGGGCAAAATAATCGACAGCGTTAACTATAAATTTGGGGAAATCTTAAAATAA
- the ltrA gene encoding group II intron reverse transcriptase/maturase: protein MIESVVHPYNLQKAVEQVISNKGSAGVDGIKTSQLKMLFPQRKDQLLEAVREGNYLPQAILGIEIPKGNGKTRLLGVPTTTDRVFQQAVAQVIAPLFEPEFSTNSFGFRPSKNSRQAVGQAREYIHQGLNHIVDIDLKNFFDEVDHCLLLNLVYQKVKCKTTMRLMRKWLRVPILINGKLQKRRKGVPQGSPLSPLLSNILLNELDKEMTRRKLKFVRYADDFSIYSKSQNQAKATAVVIAKFLKTKLKLTINADKSGIRRPVNFSLLGFGFVPTYQKGSKNQYQLVVVEKAWKKLKEKLKSISRKTAPVKLEDRIIKINEIQRGWLNYFRGTSIMGKLRDIDGWLRNRLRYCIWHDWKKPERKRKNLIRLGIDQDHAYAWSRTRKGGWAIAQSPILGTTITLKRLKQKGYQSLTDVYISLNPSLCEPPST from the coding sequence ATGATTGAGAGCGTAGTACATCCTTACAATCTGCAAAAAGCAGTAGAGCAAGTGATTTCCAACAAAGGAAGCGCAGGAGTTGATGGTATAAAAACAAGTCAACTTAAAATGCTATTTCCCCAAAGGAAAGACCAATTGCTCGAAGCCGTCAGAGAGGGAAACTACTTGCCACAAGCCATTTTGGGCATTGAGATTCCCAAGGGCAACGGAAAAACACGACTTTTGGGAGTTCCCACCACTACCGATCGAGTGTTCCAACAAGCCGTAGCACAGGTTATAGCGCCACTATTTGAACCCGAATTCAGTACTAACAGTTTTGGATTTAGACCCAGCAAAAACTCCCGACAAGCCGTTGGGCAAGCGAGGGAATACATCCATCAGGGATTGAACCACATTGTGGACATTGACCTGAAAAATTTCTTTGATGAAGTTGACCATTGCTTGCTGTTGAATTTGGTGTACCAAAAAGTGAAATGCAAAACCACGATGCGCCTGATGCGTAAATGGTTGCGAGTACCGATACTGATTAACGGCAAACTACAAAAACGAAGAAAAGGCGTTCCGCAAGGTTCTCCCTTGAGTCCGTTATTGTCTAATATCCTGCTCAATGAGTTGGACAAAGAAATGACAAGACGTAAACTAAAATTTGTACGTTATGCCGATGATTTCAGTATCTACTCTAAATCGCAGAATCAGGCGAAAGCCACGGCAGTTGTCATTGCCAAATTCTTGAAAACGAAGCTCAAACTTACCATCAATGCTGATAAAAGCGGGATTAGACGTCCTGTGAACTTTAGCTTGTTGGGATTTGGGTTTGTACCTACGTATCAAAAAGGGAGCAAAAACCAATACCAGTTGGTAGTAGTAGAAAAGGCTTGGAAGAAACTAAAAGAAAAGCTCAAAAGTATTAGCCGCAAAACTGCACCAGTCAAACTAGAAGACCGTATTATCAAGATAAACGAAATCCAACGAGGATGGTTAAACTATTTTCGAGGAACGAGTATCATGGGGAAATTACGGGATATAGATGGCTGGCTCAGAAACCGACTTCGATACTGCATTTGGCACGATTGGAAGAAACCTGAGAGGAAAAGGAAAAACCTAATTCGATTAGGAATTGATCAAGACCACGCCTATGCATGGAGTCGAACTCGCAAAGGTGGTTGGGCAATTGCTCAGAGTCCAATCTTGGGAACTACCATAACCTTGAAACGCTTAAAACAAAAAGGGTATCAATCATTGACCGATGTTTACATCTCACTTAATCCATCTCTTTGCGAACCGCCGAGTACGTGA
- a CDS encoding PDDEXK nuclease domain-containing protein, whose amino-acid sequence MLQNQSLIPDIKAIIATAKDKAIRAVDNERTLMYWNIGKRIFEEEQQGKDRADYGTYLIKFLAEQLQPEYGSGFSYRQLNQYRQFYRSFPIVSALRTQLSWTQYKSLLAIDNQDKREFYIAESVKNNWTSRQLERQINSSLYERLLMSTDKESVLAVAKNEKVPSDAREIIKDPMYLEFLGLKREAAYYEKDLEQAIITHLQDFLLELGNGFSFVARQKQIHIEGDEFFVDLVFYNRLLQSFVIIEIKTHKLTHQDIGQLQMYVNYYDRVEKLSYENPTIGILLCASKNGGVVKFTLPENEKNIVASQYELYLPTEKQLLEEVNKELENFREDKSNN is encoded by the coding sequence ATGCTTCAAAACCAATCCTTAATCCCTGATATAAAAGCAATTATTGCTACTGCTAAAGACAAAGCAATTAGAGCCGTTGACAATGAACGAACTTTAATGTATTGGAATATTGGTAAACGTATTTTTGAAGAAGAACAGCAAGGTAAAGACAGAGCAGATTACGGAACCTACCTAATTAAATTTCTTGCTGAACAATTACAACCTGAATATGGCAGTGGTTTTTCGTATCGTCAATTAAATCAATATCGCCAGTTTTACCGCAGCTTTCCAATTGTGTCCGCACTGCGGACACAATTGAGTTGGACACAATACAAATCCCTTTTAGCGATTGACAATCAAGATAAAAGAGAGTTTTATATTGCCGAAAGCGTGAAAAACAATTGGACTTCAAGACAACTCGAACGCCAAATAAACAGCAGTTTATACGAGCGCCTTTTAATGAGTACTGATAAAGAAAGTGTATTGGCAGTAGCCAAAAACGAAAAAGTACCTTCAGACGCCAGAGAGATTATAAAAGATCCAATGTATTTAGAATTTCTAGGTCTGAAGCGTGAAGCGGCCTACTATGAAAAAGATTTGGAGCAAGCCATTATAACCCATCTGCAAGACTTTTTATTAGAATTAGGGAACGGCTTTTCATTTGTGGCAAGACAAAAACAAATCCATATTGAAGGCGATGAATTTTTTGTAGACTTGGTTTTTTACAACCGTCTACTACAATCTTTTGTAATCATCGAAATAAAAACGCACAAACTCACACATCAGGATATCGGACAATTACAGATGTATGTAAACTATTATGACAGAGTAGAAAAACTATCATATGAAAATCCAACTATCGGCATTTTGCTTTGTGCTAGCAAAAACGGCGGAGTAGTGAAATTCACCTTGCCGGAAAACGAAAAAAATATAGTGGCTAGTCAATACGAATTATACCTGCCAACAGAGAAGCAATTACTGGAAGAAGTAAACAAAGAGTTGGAAAACTTTCGAGAAGATAAATCAAATAATTAA
- a CDS encoding PDDEXK nuclease domain-containing protein has translation MDKRFTDIIQLIKQSRTNAIRAVNAELINLYWNIGEYISKKIEQSQWGGSVVTELAKYIQQNEPEIKGFSDKNIWRMKQFYETYKDFSKLATLLREISWSHNLAIFSRCKTAEEREFYLKLSKQERYSVRELDRQISASLFERTIIGNSKLSTALRESNNELTNTFKDSYVFEFLGLPETHSENDLQRGLVRQMKNFILELGKDFLFIGEEYKLQVGNSDFFIDLLFYHRGLQCLVAFELKADMFKPDHLGQLNFYLEALDRDIKKPNENPSIGVLLCKDKDSEVVEYALSRSLSPTMVSEYKTQLPDKKILQQKLHELFDNETDEK, from the coding sequence ATGGACAAACGATTTACGGACATCATTCAACTTATTAAGCAATCTCGGACGAATGCTATTAGAGCCGTAAATGCCGAACTGATTAACCTCTATTGGAACATAGGAGAATATATCAGTAAGAAGATTGAACAGTCGCAATGGGGCGGCTCTGTGGTAACAGAGTTGGCTAAATACATTCAACAAAATGAGCCTGAAATAAAAGGCTTCTCCGATAAGAATATTTGGAGAATGAAACAGTTTTACGAGACTTATAAGGACTTTTCAAAACTCGCAACGCTGTTGAGAGAAATTAGTTGGTCTCATAATTTGGCAATATTTTCAAGGTGCAAAACTGCTGAAGAAAGAGAATTTTATTTGAAACTATCCAAACAAGAACGTTACAGTGTCAGAGAACTCGACCGACAAATTTCGGCTAGCCTTTTCGAGCGTACAATTATAGGCAATTCAAAACTCTCGACAGCGTTGAGAGAAAGTAATAACGAACTAACAAACACTTTTAAAGACAGTTATGTGTTTGAGTTTTTGGGTTTACCTGAGACGCACAGCGAAAATGATTTACAACGAGGACTGGTAAGACAAATGAAGAATTTCATACTTGAACTTGGAAAAGACTTCTTATTCATAGGTGAAGAATACAAGTTGCAAGTTGGTAACAGCGATTTTTTCATCGACCTACTTTTCTATCACCGTGGATTACAATGCTTAGTTGCATTTGAACTCAAAGCAGACATGTTTAAGCCAGACCATTTAGGACAACTGAACTTCTACTTGGAAGCATTAGACCGAGACATAAAGAAACCAAATGAAAATCCGAGTATAGGAGTTTTATTGTGTAAGGACAAAGATAGTGAAGTTGTCGAGTATGCTTTAAGCAGAAGCCTCTCTCCAACAATGGTTTCAGAGTATAAAACACAACTTCCTGACAAAAAAATATTGCAACAAAAATTACACGAGCTGTTCGACAATGAAACAGATGAAAAATAA
- a CDS encoding DUF4932 domain-containing protein, giving the protein MGGFIWFCHTYKQVNCNFIKTMLNKFLIILSFLPFVSFSQSIQNTYNNLQKHLEIKDFTTSEKIVDTLINLEPSNNNWIINKAEINANLNNIKKTNQLLRQAFNQGYYVYDNYSNENGILYKKLNKTKEYNSLLSDIKTYLHQFKQKENTQTISAKVPEIMECYAIMLYLINPKHTLINTAFQNHPYFKKIDIYFSEHKNNINLIELSKLYPGKFEDWIVNMKAHHNLRSFYFYDKFDTSKIVSLPIEENKIVANLVSQFAKDTNFLKFYDENKEFYDAMSSIILTNYSFGNEIIPFFNKNFNKKINKFNIFFTPIYSGWQHGPSVIIDDYIESFYFGGIMYVESKEFYYPDSYFLFTLISEFDHAPINKISSNYNEKFESLKEKYLLLSNGKNVSYSKLKDATNEYLTWAFALHFFYENKEYDYLLLEKMIIDDMEKYRGFIRFGEFWSFYKEEYINSKKYQNIDQFYPQIISWLSNLK; this is encoded by the coding sequence ATGGGTGGCTTTATATGGTTTTGTCATACGTATAAACAAGTTAACTGTAATTTTATAAAAACTATGCTTAATAAATTTCTGATAATTTTATCATTTCTTCCTTTTGTAAGTTTTTCACAATCAATTCAAAATACATATAACAATCTTCAAAAGCATTTAGAGATCAAAGATTTTACAACATCAGAAAAAATTGTTGACACTTTAATAAACTTAGAACCAAGCAACAATAATTGGATTATAAATAAGGCAGAAATAAATGCAAACCTTAATAATATAAAAAAAACGAATCAACTTCTAAGACAAGCTTTTAATCAAGGTTATTATGTGTATGATAATTATTCTAATGAAAATGGAATTTTATATAAAAAACTTAATAAAACTAAAGAATATAATTCTTTGCTAAGTGATATAAAAACTTACTTGCATCAATTTAAGCAAAAAGAAAATACACAAACTATATCAGCAAAGGTTCCTGAAATAATGGAATGTTACGCGATTATGCTTTATTTAATTAATCCAAAGCACACACTAATTAATACAGCATTTCAGAATCATCCTTATTTCAAAAAAATAGACATTTATTTTTCAGAACATAAAAACAATATCAATCTAATTGAATTGAGTAAACTTTATCCAGGAAAATTTGAGGATTGGATTGTCAATATGAAGGCACATCATAACTTAAGAAGTTTTTATTTTTATGATAAATTTGATACATCAAAAATAGTTAGCTTACCTATTGAGGAAAATAAAATTGTAGCTAATTTAGTTTCTCAATTCGCAAAAGACACTAATTTTTTGAAGTTTTATGATGAAAATAAAGAATTCTATGATGCAATGAGTTCCATTATTCTAACGAACTATTCTTTTGGAAATGAAATTATTCCGTTTTTTAATAAAAACTTCAATAAAAAAATTAACAAGTTCAATATCTTTTTCACTCCGATTTACAGTGGATGGCAACATGGACCAAGTGTCATAATTGATGATTACATCGAAAGTTTTTATTTCGGTGGAATCATGTATGTAGAAAGCAAAGAATTCTATTATCCCGATTCATACTTTTTATTCACTTTAATTTCTGAATTTGACCATGCTCCCATTAATAAGATTTCGAGTAATTATAATGAAAAGTTCGAATCACTAAAAGAAAAATATTTGCTTTTATCGAACGGAAAAAATGTATCTTATTCGAAACTAAAAGATGCAACAAATGAATACTTAACTTGGGCGTTTGCTCTTCATTTTTTTTATGAAAATAAAGAATACGATTACTTACTATTAGAAAAAATGATAATTGATGATATGGAGAAATACCGAGGTTTCATCCGTTTTGGCGAGTTTTGGAGTTTTTACAAAGAAGAATATATCAACTCCAAAAAATACCAAAATATAGATCAATTTTATCCGCAAATTATATCTTGGTTAAGTAATCTAAAATAA
- a CDS encoding TlpA family protein disulfide reductase, producing MKHRIIFFLKLYSISLLLFFLAIFIITFYIKNVGDREKVITHFPKIALKNQFGQLKTIDDYKGKLILVDFWFSGCKPCLEEMKFFPQLLKKHDDLVILSMSVDSPMWTQSLLTEKRKPWDFLEAKNNNWTFYNINNENLKFFKVSSFPTYFIIDKKGALLGSPKSGLYAVENKLGNIFTANLSVEKHFSAYSKKEILKVFRLYTVLFFFFTLIYVIVKYFKRYKSKTMH from the coding sequence ATGAAGCATCGAATAATATTTTTTTTAAAATTGTACTCAATAAGTCTTTTACTCTTCTTTCTTGCAATATTTATAATAACTTTTTATATTAAAAACGTTGGAGATAGGGAAAAAGTAATTACACATTTCCCTAAAATAGCTTTAAAAAATCAGTTTGGTCAACTAAAGACAATCGATGATTACAAAGGAAAATTAATACTTGTTGATTTTTGGTTTTCAGGTTGCAAACCTTGTCTTGAAGAAATGAAATTCTTTCCACAGCTATTAAAGAAACATGACGATTTAGTAATATTAAGCATGAGTGTTGATTCTCCAATGTGGACGCAAAGTCTATTAACCGAAAAAAGGAAACCTTGGGATTTTTTAGAGGCAAAAAATAATAATTGGACGTTCTATAATATAAATAATGAAAATCTTAAATTCTTTAAAGTGTCTTCATTTCCGACCTATTTTATAATAGATAAAAAAGGAGCTTTATTAGGCTCTCCTAAAAGTGGCCTATATGCCGTAGAAAACAAACTTGGTAATATTTTCACAGCCAATCTTTCGGTTGAAAAACATTTTAGTGCATATTCTAAAAAGGAGATTCTTAAAGTATTTCGTTTATATACAGTATTATTCTTTTTCTTTACGTTAATTTATGTTATTGTAAAATATTTTAAACGATATAAATCAAAAACCATGCACTAA
- a CDS encoding toll/interleukin-1 receptor domain-containing protein produces the protein MKVFISWSGERSRKVAELLDDWLQCVIQAAEPWMSSKDIDRGALWFTEISDQLAGTGIGIVCLTKENKVKPWILFESGALAKGISSNRVCTLLIDLKPTDVENPLAQFNHTKPNRTGLWELVRTINVALKEESLKESILEKVFDTYWPQFEETFKLIIKETPEMEVEEVRSENDILIELLSSVRGMDRRMRMVENREIHNLNNRELDINRRRPRASEAEKMIIEMLDSNMSPEIVQEIMDDRRVPLTFIKETIENYLKNK, from the coding sequence ATGAAAGTATTTATTAGTTGGTCTGGTGAAAGGAGCCGAAAAGTAGCAGAATTACTTGACGACTGGTTGCAATGTGTAATTCAAGCTGCAGAGCCATGGATGTCAAGTAAAGACATTGATAGAGGTGCATTATGGTTTACTGAAATTTCAGACCAGCTTGCTGGAACGGGAATTGGAATTGTTTGCTTGACAAAGGAAAACAAAGTTAAACCATGGATTTTATTTGAAAGCGGTGCTCTAGCAAAAGGAATTTCTTCTAATAGGGTTTGTACATTATTAATTGATTTAAAACCGACAGATGTTGAAAACCCTCTAGCTCAATTTAACCATACAAAACCAAACAGAACAGGACTTTGGGAATTAGTTAGAACTATTAATGTTGCTCTAAAAGAAGAATCTTTAAAAGAAAGTATTTTAGAAAAAGTATTTGATACTTACTGGCCTCAATTTGAAGAGACTTTTAAACTTATTATTAAAGAAACCCCCGAAATGGAGGTAGAAGAAGTAAGAAGTGAAAATGACATACTGATTGAATTACTTTCTTCTGTTAGAGGAATGGATAGAAGAATGAGAATGGTTGAAAACAGAGAAATACATAATCTCAATAACCGTGAATTGGATATAAACAGAAGACGTCCAAGAGCTTCGGAAGCTGAAAAAATGATTATAGAAATGCTTGATTCTAATATGTCACCAGAAATTGTTCAAGAAATTATGGATGACAGAAGAGTTCCATTAACTTTTATAAAAGAAACGATTGAAAATTATTTAAAGAATAAATAA
- a CDS encoding NERD domain-containing protein produces MNLVILILIFSLILIWGLFRTKIKGVIGEKTISSILYFLDKSKYKVINNIVLKTGEITSQIDHVVISDFGIFVIETKNYKGWILGGENSEYWTQVIYKRKEKLYNPIRQNLGHIRALKNCLTEYPNLEYKSIIVFSTKAKIKVNTITDVVNSYRLIATIKRYSCENLIETEKENIFQKINALNLIDTYDKRQHNKSIKQRIQKRENSIRENQCPQCGDNLIVRNGKFGKFLGCESYPQCKFIRNI; encoded by the coding sequence ATGAACTTAGTGATATTAATATTGATTTTTTCATTAATCCTAATTTGGGGATTATTCAGAACCAAAATCAAAGGAGTTATTGGAGAGAAAACTATTTCTTCAATCTTATATTTTTTAGATAAATCTAAGTATAAAGTCATTAATAATATTGTTTTAAAAACAGGTGAAATAACTTCACAAATTGACCATGTAGTAATTTCTGATTTTGGAATATTCGTTATTGAAACAAAAAATTACAAAGGCTGGATTCTTGGAGGTGAAAACTCGGAATATTGGACTCAAGTTATATACAAACGTAAAGAAAAACTTTATAACCCAATACGACAGAACTTAGGTCATATAAGAGCTTTAAAAAACTGTCTTACTGAATATCCAAATTTAGAATATAAGTCTATTATTGTTTTTTCCACAAAAGCAAAAATCAAAGTAAATACAATAACTGATGTAGTAAATTCATATCGACTCATAGCAACGATTAAAAGATACTCATGTGAAAACCTCATAGAAACTGAAAAAGAGAATATCTTCCAAAAAATCAATGCATTAAATTTGATTGATACATATGACAAACGCCAACATAATAAATCAATTAAACAAAGAATTCAAAAACGAGAGAATTCTATTCGAGAAAATCAATGTCCTCAATGTGGCGACAACTTAATAGTTCGCAATGGAAAATTTGGAAAATTTTTAGGTTGTGAATCCTACCCGCAATGTAAATTCATTAGAAATATTTGA
- a CDS encoding tetratricopeptide repeat protein: protein MRNILRIVCLFTFYNCVGQTNETDLEKRKKQDLIIGEHLGNAWKHMLFSKEFQDNIDLGLKKDSTIAYLWQQKAMPYFKSRKCEIGMPFIDKAVKYDAKRYQPYRAFIKCIFARNYKEAIIDFEDCKKKWGNQYEMDHTYDFYIALSHLQLNEFAIAEKLLEIYVSDMLKKNGEAWVHPTALFYYGISKYEQQKYEEADIIFDRALANYSTLADAKYYKAICLSKLGKNEESLKLMEDAKADFKKGYTLNEDNTTFERYPYQVIWK from the coding sequence ATGAGAAATATCCTGAGAATTGTATGTTTATTTACATTTTATAATTGTGTTGGGCAAACCAATGAAACTGATTTAGAAAAGAGAAAAAAGCAAGACCTTATCATTGGAGAACACCTTGGGAATGCTTGGAAACACATGCTGTTTTCAAAAGAATTTCAAGATAATATTGATTTAGGACTAAAAAAAGACAGTACTATTGCTTATCTATGGCAACAAAAAGCAATGCCGTATTTTAAATCAAGAAAATGTGAAATTGGCATGCCTTTCATTGATAAAGCTGTAAAATATGATGCCAAAAGATACCAACCCTATCGTGCATTTATCAAATGTATTTTTGCCAGAAATTACAAAGAGGCAATAATTGACTTTGAAGATTGTAAGAAAAAATGGGGAAATCAATATGAAATGGACCATACTTATGATTTTTATATTGCTTTGAGTCATTTACAATTAAATGAATTTGCAATAGCAGAGAAGCTGTTAGAAATTTATGTGAGTGATATGTTAAAAAAAAATGGCGAAGCTTGGGTTCATCCAACTGCATTGTTTTATTACGGTATTTCTAAATATGAACAACAAAAATATGAGGAGGCAGATATAATTTTTGATAGAGCTTTAGCAAATTATTCAACCTTAGCAGATGCTAAATACTATAAAGCAATTTGCCTCTCGAAATTGGGTAAAAATGAAGAATCCTTAAAATTAATGGAAGATGCAAAAGCAGATTTTAAAAAAGGATATACACTAAATGAAGATAATACGACTTTTGAAAGATACCCATATCAGGTAATATGGAAATAA